The genome window TAAAAGCTAAAGTGAATTTAATACTTTTTAATCCACATGAAGGAAGTTTATATAAAAGACCAAGTGTTGAAAATGCGGTTAAATTCCAAGATTACTTAAGTGCAAAAGGTGTTACTTGTACAATAAGAGAAAGCAAAGGACTTGATATTTCAGCTGCATGCGGACAACTCAAAGAAAGGCAAAATAAATAATGACTTTACTTGATATAGCTCAACTTATTTTTATAAGTATAGTGGTGATTATAGGATTAGGTGGGATTATTTATGTTTTAAAAAACGAAGATAAGTGATTAATTGATATAATTTTTAAGTTTATCAATTACACTTGTTATAATTTTATTGATTTCATTGTGTGATAATTCGTTATATTTTTTATCAATAAAAACATAATCTTTATTGTATGTTGGCCAAAATATACTATCTTTTTTAGGATATAATCCAATACTAGGAATTTTCATATTACTTGCGATATGAATTGGACCTGTACTGGGACTAATAATGCATTTTGATTGAGATATAAGTTCAGCTAAATTTAAAATATCATCATTATTTTTAAAAATATAAATTTCTGATAAAAGATTTATATTAAATTGTTCAATATTTTTTATAAAAGTATCATGAATATCGTTATAAGTTGGAATAATAATAGCAATATTTGGATATGAAATTCGAATGCATGCTATAAGCTCAAGAAATGAAGTTGTTTTTAGTGTGAAATCTACTGTAATGCTAAAGGGATTTACAATAATGCAATTTTTGATATTGTTTTATTGGAGATAATTTTAATAATATCTTTGTTTTCATTTGATGTTTTTATAGTGGTATTAAAATTGATTTTTATGTATTTATCAAATTTTTTAGGATCTATTTTTCTAGCATAATACAGCATTCTATCTCTATCACTTCTATTTTTAAAAAATCTTTTTGTTATGCTTGTAAAGACCGTTTTACGCTTAAGAGAAAATATACTAACAAATTTTGCTTTTACAATAATACGTTTTGTATTTATTAGAAGTTTAATTAAAAAAGATTTTGCATGGAAGGATATCATATAATCTAATGAATATTTATTGATTTGATCGATAATATTTTCATCAATTTTTTCAATTAGTTCTATATGGTCAATAAAATCAAAATTTTTTTAGAATAGATTCAGTATTTTTTCTGCAAAAAACTGTTATATTTGCATGGTAAATATATTTAATTGCATATAGCATATCTAAACTTGCAACCATATCTCCGATATTATGAGGGCAAAAATATCCAATAGAAATATTTTTTCACAATAATCCTTCTTTTAAAAATTCATCTTTTATATTTTTTTGAGATTGTATTGAAAATTTTTGATTTTTATATATAAAATCTAAGCTAAAAGAGTGTAAAAGCAGTCTTTTAGCCCCTGTAATCTGAATTCTTTCGACTTCACTCATTTTTCCATCTAGTATTTGTTCGATTTGTATTTTTTCTAAACCATATAAAGGATCACCTAAAATTTTATGTTTCACATGAAACAAATGTAGTCGTATTTGATGTTGTCTGCCTGTTAGAGGTTTGGCTAAAA of Campylobacter sp. 2014D-0216 contains these proteins:
- a CDS encoding glycosyltransferase family 9 protein, which gives rise to MKNCIIVNPFSITVDFTLKTTSFLELIACIRISYPNIAIIIPTYNDIHDTFIKNIEQFNINLLSEIYIFKNNDDILNLAELISQSKCIISPSTGPIHIASNMKIPSIGLYPKKDSIFWPTYNKDYVFIDKKYNELSHNEINKIITSVIDKLKNYIN